The window AAACTGAAGCTATTCGTCTGAAAATAGCAAAAAGTCGAATAAGTGAAAATATTTTACCGAAATATAATGATGACACGATCAAAAAGCAAAAAGCAAAGACtaatggtgcgtttacaccagacgcAAATAGACATCCTGCGGCATGAATGACGCAGCGCAAATTCAGCATAGACTAAtagtgcgttcacaccagatgcgaaaTAAGCGTTCTGGGCGTTTGATGCGCATAATGCGTAATTCGTGCGAACcatgcgagttgaaaaatctgaacctTGGTGAATATTcatgccacgttaaccaatcaggagcttgctctagtagtgacgtgattacaacagcgagcggaggcagaaatatgaaacaacaatggaggacaaaatcattGTCGCTGTATGTGGACCCCCAGAGCTGTACGACACATCTCCGtacttttatagaaacaggaataaaaTGTATCTTGCTTGGAAGAAAGTTAGTGAAGAGGTCGGACATTCACGCTCTTTGCTAAATTTAAGCTATATAcagctcaaattgagtaaacaGCATGATCAATGTCTCAATGTATACTAGGGAAGCACGATATATTGGctgacatatcgttatcggccaataactgcttatttttaatattatcggttttCGGTCTGACAGCAAAATtaagccgataaatgaaagccgataaatgatggattattttggtttgttgaaccacttcacttgctcattgctggccatatgaagttttgattggtgctttctgtgacatagcatgaagatgacacgtgttgcgggcttaagaagagtatgctagtctagcgcaaagacaagatgtccgcggtctgggaatttttcattgtgaaaataatatgaatatttatctgcctatatatatcggttatcggcccccaaatataaagagttttcggttatcggtatcggccaaaatttccatatcggtgcatccctaatgtaTACACACTGAGACTACAAGCTAGCTAAAGCCGGCAAATTCAGCGAATTCAAGTTTAAATTTCACGTACGAATAACGCAAATTTTACATgtgaatgacgcaaatttcacgtgcgaatgaagcgatttaacttaaaatgttcaaccGTCCGCAGTTTCGCATCATCAATGCAGCGAGCATGTCGGCAGTGtgaaagcattttaaagtttctgAGAAGGAATTTTTGGCTGAATAGTCACATTTAAAAGGCAAATTTATATCAAACCTGATGGCATTTTACAGTTTTGCAATTGCTCTTTATTACCTTGTCCGTTTAGACCTATTTGTGGATGTACTGTATGAAGTCGGTCCTCAAGTTCATACAGGTGTAGCTCATAACGtcaattaaaaacataacaatcagaaagtgacaattttttactttcattatgatgtcgcTATTATATCATTTGACACCGAGCATATTTttcatattcatttttttttacataaaggTATGTCAtgatatataatttaaatgtattaacttTTAAGTGTGGGTAAATTGTTTAAAACTTTATGAAGGCACTATGGGGTGGTGTCCTGGACATGacttagcttaagccaggacaaggccttagtttatttaaaaaatataactagtttgaacaaacatgaCTTACAataaacattacttgtgtgcattttgaggcaaaacaaagggctcTGATGTATTCTAATGGGttatacacaccaaacgcgagttcaacgatttgcgtgagtagattacatacaaagtcaaagcaaagacgcaatcagacgtGTCCTCGtgcggggcgatgcgaatgacgcgaattgggcggcTTGATTGCCACGAAAACACCCGCTATGCATGGCAAAGTTAAATcacgcgagtaatctagagcgagcaacgcgatgctacgcgtttggtgtgtacctAGCACACGATACggtatgtcagtgcaagttgttgaCAGCCCTTACaattattttagtctaggactagtctaatccctgtccgggaaaccacccctctATGTTTAATAACGCAGTTTGCCTGGACTTTTGTTTAGTATTTAACATAAGGCAATAACAAGCCACAGCCTTGGACCTTGGACGAAATTCCTAATGCACAGAACAGGTCCGAACAGGCGTGCTAATACTCTTTTGAATACATTTCTTTCAACCAATGAAGTAACAGGCAGTGATGACAAACATATTCAGTGTGACACAATCAGCTAAACTGCAGTGTCACAAAGGTCATTGGTCTCTATAGCTGCTGTATTATTATCAAgtgtattacatttttaaaaacattgataTCTACTTACAGTTCATTTAAGCATTTCGGCAAACACTTGTATCCAAAGTAACTTCCTGAGCATTCAAGGTACACCTTATCAGTGttcctgggaatcgaacccacgAGCTTTCTGCTGCAAAAGCAATGCTCtactaccagttgagctacaaaacactcacatttacagatttaaattaaaaacctgTTTTTTCTAATCTGGTAAAGAGGACCAACCAAATGCACAGCTCTTGATCACAACAAAAATCTTGTGTTATCGTCTGACATTTTCAAGTCACGAGACAAGAGGTTCAGAGCAACAATGaactaaggggcggtttcccggaccaggattagcttaatccaggactaggccttagtttaattaggaaatataactagttttaaataacatgccttactaaaaacattacctgtgtgcatcttgaagtaaaCAAAGGGccatgatgtattttaagatctgtaagtgaaagttgttttcagtttggagagctcttaaaagtgtttaagtctaggactagtctaatccctgtccgggaaaccgcccctaagtgTTTAATATCTAGTGTGGTGGTGCGTTTAAAATGCAGTCCTATACATTGAACTCTGTGTACTTTGAATACCTCTACATTTGGTTCTTAGCTATTTCTGGGGTGGTACTATTTCAAAAAGCAGCCTACCTTTACACCTAAAGATGTCATGTACTGCAAGTAGGTCataggtacatattagtacctcaaaggtacattttggtatAAGGtgtgtatacatatctgtaccgaATTGGTACAAACTAAAACCTGCTGCGCTAGTGACAGCCTGGGgctattttttctgacagtgtactgtAAAAGTTACAAAGGTACAATGTTGTTCAGTCATGACTCAGTTCAGTCATGATCTTTCAAGTTATTAAATACAGTACAAATCTACTAACAAGAAAAATATTGCAGTGTACTTATTGTAGTAGCCTATTCAGTATAGTCAACTTCAGTAAAAATCAGTACATTGTTGTATATTACAGTAATCTATGGTGAATTGATAAACTGTTTTTCTAAACAATAGCATCTTCTAATCCTACAATCAAGAATTTTACTTCagtttaccatagtaaatactAATGTATACTAGTTTTTATATGGAGAACTGGCTATTTGCTTTGTTCTTGTTGACAGATTTATGTGTAAACCAGACATCTGTGAAGTGTATCTAACAGTTACCTTAAGCAGAAACTCCTTCCCCTCAGTGCGGATCTCAAAAAGCCCTTCTTCAGCCTCGACATCATAGGTGAAACACGCATCTCCTATCTCAATGTGTCCTAGCGGAAGGGCGTCTTGTggtgttttaaaataatataagtaaCACCGTCTCGGGTCGTACACAAACCAGCGCGTCTTGAACCCTCTGAGCGGCCCCTTCACCGTTAGTTTGTTTAGATAGCCGCATAATTTAGGAGCCTGCTCCGTCGTTACATCGCAGTCGGTCACATCCAGAGACTTGGTCGCCAGGAACCGAGAGCTCCTGTTGGGATTGGCAGCGCTGTCATCCTCGTCTTGCATCGTTCTCGCCACTTTCTGCTTCTCTCTCTGTCGGCGGGCACAAAGTTTCCATCCGCGTGACGTCACGTGACTTCCATTCTCGTGCCGCGGCGAATGGCCTGATGGGAAATGCAGTATTGAAATACGATCGCGTTTACAGAACTAACCTTTGTGGGAAAACACTAAAATGAGGATCTATTTAATGCATCTGAGCACAGTTAAATATAAAACGTCCTCtccagcaaaaaataaataaaacatgttgTTGTTCAATTCGGTGCATACGATTTCGAATTTCGTATAGATAAAATGTAGGGGTAATtaaaaatagtaataataaaaaaattta is drawn from Misgurnus anguillicaudatus chromosome 6, ASM2758022v2, whole genome shotgun sequence and contains these coding sequences:
- the LOC141364410 gene encoding TBC1 domain family member 2B-like; translated protein: MQDEDDSAANPNRSSRFLATKSLDVTDCDVTTEQAPKLCGYLNKLTVKGPLRGFKTRWFVYDPRRCYLYYFKTPQDALPLGHIEIGDACFTYDVEAEEGLFEIRTEGKEFLLKAPNRQVMHYWLQQLQQKRWEFSNSAGHRDSWYSPTPSFPHTGLVAKDAGETHSSTKPIDAAQGRKIKCQITALHLSHICLMLSVSHNRHSSA